A segment of the bacterium genome:
CCAACTCCCACACTTGACTCAGCGCGTAGAAAGTAGTTACCCGATGCGATTGCTTGGGGATGCCATTGGATTCGCTGCTCTCCAGTGACTGCACTCCCTTCCCAGAGATTGGCTACTTTTCGACCCAACGCGTCATACACCGCAATCCGAGTGTACTGGTTTGCCGCGGGTAGTGAGAACGTAATCGTTACAGCACCGTTGGTGGGATTGGGATACGCCGTAAGAACACCAAAACTGGTTGGGTTAGCAATAAACGGTCGTTCAGAAATAAATGTCTGGTTTTCCGGCATGTTCGGGTGAGTGTTGAACGGTTCGTACAACACAAACGTATTGATACTATCGCCAAGACCGTTCGGATTGCCCGGCGCTCGTGGACCGCTGGGATCACCCCAATAGCAATTGAGTGCAGGGATCGTATCGTAATAACGCGAGTCGATGGCTATGCCGTCATTGTTGATGAAGTCGGTGCTTTGTATCGTGCAGGTACCACTATTAAGATAAAAAAACGTGCAAGTGCCGTGATTGCTTCGAAAGGAATTGCTGTCTAACGCGAGATTCGTCACGACAGCGGTTGTGGTAATTGCTGCACCGGCACTGCCTATGTTCCCAATAAAGGAATTCTGTTTCAAGATATGTGATCCGCCTTGAAAACCAACGGCACCACAGTTTGAGAGCACTTGTCCACTCATGGAGCTGTTGCTTTCGAACCGGTTGTTGTAAATATTCCATTGCGATAACTCATCAGCTTGAAAAA
Coding sequences within it:
- a CDS encoding T9SS type A sorting domain-containing protein, which produces SAQRGCGVLAYWGNIRIEDCRFEFCWYDGPCSGGGAYLKGDTIRVVRTLFNQNMLPRGSGGGLYFTAEYEGEISGCSFLQNTAGFTGGAGVLAGAKNIVNNRIIGNASTNNGAFTISSDVGEFNFLNNVVQDNRAMNFGYMSTPSHGAIFFQADELSQWNIYNNRFESNSSMSGQVLSNCGAVGFQGGSHILKQNSFIGNIGSAGAAITTTAVVTNLALDSNSFRSNHGTCTFFYLNSGTCTIQSTDFINNDGIAIDSRYYDTIPALNCYWGDPSGPRAPGNPNGLGDSINTFVLYEPFNTHPNMPENQTFISERPFIANPTSFGVLTAYPNPTNGAVTITFSLPAANQYTRIAVYDALGRKVANLWEGSAVTGEQRIQWHPQAIASGNYFLRAESSVGVGLTTRVQYLK